DNA from Candidatus Methylomirabilis sp.:
GTGGGCTCCAGCCACCCGGCCAGCCGGGAGGGTGGGTGCAGCGCCCACAGGAGGATGGCGCCGAAGAAGGTCTGCTGGAAGAGGCGGGCCAGTTCCGCCGGGTCGCGGTCGCGGCGAATCTCGCCCCGCCGCTGGCCGGTCGCCACCCGTTGCGCCAGCAGCCGCCGGCCCCGCTCCAGATTGCGGCGCATGAGCTGGCGGACCGGCTCGCTCGACAGGTTGGCCACCAGCAGGCTCCGGACCAGCGCCGGACTGCGTCCCGGCTCCTCCGCGAGCGCGTAGAGGAGCCGGCGGAATGCCTCGCGGGCCGGCTCCGCGTCGTGCGGGGAGGCGCCGAGGGCGGTGCGAAGCCTGCGGAGCTGCATCTCGCCAAAGCCGGCCAGGACGTGTTCCTTGCTGGGAAAGTAGTTGAAGAAGGTCCCCTTCCCCACGTCGGCCGCCTCGGTGATCTGCTCGACGGTGG
Protein-coding regions in this window:
- a CDS encoding TetR family transcriptional regulator, which codes for MPLASPTPPTAPRRPLPLSRRARRRAETRARILRAALGLFARQGFFATTVEQITEAADVGKGTFFNYFPSKEHVLAGFGEMQLRRLRTALGASPHDAEPAREAFRRLLYALAEEPGRSPALVRSLLVANLSSEPVRQLMRRNLERGRRLLAQRVATGQRRGEIRRDRDPAELARLFQQTFFGAILLWALHPPSRLAGWLEPTFELFWAGIAARGSRA